From a region of the Paenibacillus lutimineralis genome:
- a CDS encoding LacI family DNA-binding transcriptional regulator, translating into MARKKKISMQDIADKLNISKNAVSLALMNKKGISEATRYKVLQAAKELGYGQFAAEEAGNNILVLVPERIMSYQDNDHFQFFHDMIWGLEKSIRSRGYNAIVVPIDEEMEAGLKLPRLVSEFSYRGIILFGIVDKSYACLVWEMEVPLVMLDSYYRDLPCPTVTSANIEGAYEATSVLIGAGHREIGFIGPTNLTTSHEERWFGYWKAMQDHGLPVDNGYCLTGSQGYDETRREIAEWLDGLDQLPSGFFCGNDRIAYILAGLLRERGISVPEQISIVGYDDLQYPAMPELQVTTVHVEKEKMCQAAAELLLSVSGRNREMMRVFVPSTLVIRESVKEVVQKVHF; encoded by the coding sequence TTGGCCAGAAAAAAGAAAATATCGATGCAGGATATTGCGGATAAGCTTAATATATCCAAAAATGCAGTATCGCTGGCCTTGATGAATAAAAAGGGAATCAGCGAAGCAACGCGCTATAAAGTACTGCAGGCGGCTAAAGAGCTCGGATACGGTCAATTTGCAGCCGAAGAGGCAGGCAATAATATATTAGTGCTTGTTCCCGAGCGGATTATGAGCTATCAGGATAACGATCATTTTCAATTTTTCCACGATATGATCTGGGGATTGGAGAAGAGCATCCGCAGCAGGGGATATAATGCGATCGTGGTCCCGATCGACGAAGAGATGGAGGCCGGACTGAAGTTACCTAGGCTGGTATCGGAATTTTCATATCGTGGCATTATTTTATTCGGGATCGTGGACAAGAGTTATGCATGTCTCGTATGGGAGATGGAGGTCCCCTTAGTTATGCTGGACTCCTATTACCGGGATCTACCTTGTCCAACGGTCACGTCGGCCAATATCGAGGGGGCATATGAAGCAACCTCTGTGCTGATTGGCGCAGGGCATCGTGAGATTGGCTTCATTGGTCCGACCAATCTGACGACGAGTCATGAAGAACGGTGGTTCGGTTATTGGAAAGCGATGCAGGATCATGGGCTGCCAGTGGATAACGGATATTGTCTGACAGGGTCTCAGGGGTATGATGAGACGAGGCGCGAAATCGCAGAATGGCTGGATGGGCTGGACCAGCTGCCTAGCGGCTTCTTCTGCGGTAATGATCGGATCGCTTATATATTGGCGGGACTTCTACGGGAGCGGGGAATCTCAGTCCCTGAGCAGATCTCTATTGTCGGGTATGATGATCTGCAATACCCGGCGATGCCGGAGCTACAGGTGACGACAGTTCATGTGGAGAAGGAGAAGATGTGTCAAGCAGCAGCAGAACTTCTCTTATCTGTTTCCGGACGCAATCGAGAGATGATGCGAGTCTTCGTCCCGTCTACCCTTGTAATCCGGGAATCCGTAAAAGAGGTTGTTCAAAAAGTCCACTTTTGA
- a CDS encoding superoxide dismutase codes for MAHQLPALPYANNALEPNIDEQTMMIHHDRHHNTYVTNLNAALESAPELQSKSVEELIADLDSVPESIRTAVRNNGGGHANHSLFWEVIGPNGGGQPSGKLADAINNELGGFDKFKEDFSKAATTRFGSGWAFLAVDNGKLSVYSLPNQDSPIMEGKTPILGLDVWEHAYYLKYQNKRPDYIAAFFNVINWAEVEKRYEAALNK; via the coding sequence ATGGCACATCAATTACCTGCACTTCCTTATGCAAACAATGCACTCGAGCCTAATATCGATGAACAGACTATGATGATTCACCATGATCGTCACCATAATACGTATGTAACTAACCTGAACGCTGCTCTGGAATCTGCTCCTGAGCTTCAATCCAAATCCGTTGAAGAATTGATCGCGGATCTGGACAGTGTACCTGAAAGCATCCGTACTGCAGTTCGTAACAACGGCGGCGGCCATGCTAACCACTCCCTGTTCTGGGAAGTAATCGGTCCTAACGGCGGCGGCCAACCTTCTGGTAAGCTTGCTGACGCAATCAACAACGAATTGGGCGGCTTCGACAAATTCAAGGAAGACTTCTCCAAAGCAGCTACAACTCGTTTCGGTAGTGGCTGGGCTTTCCTTGCTGTAGATAACGGCAAATTGTCCGTATACAGCTTGCCTAACCAAGACTCCCCAATCATGGAAGGCAAGACTCCAATTCTTGGCCTTGACGTGTGGGAGCATGCTTACTATTTGAAATATCAGAACAAACGTCCAGATTACATCGCCGCTTTCTTCAACGTCATCAACTGGGCAGAAGTTGAGAAACGTTACGAAGCTGCTTTGAACAAATAA
- a CDS encoding DUF1450 domain-containing protein — protein sequence MGIVVVEVCSNNLLSMLDLEQLEEEYPEIAVMRTDCLNFCGMCRARPYAMVNGNKVFAKTSEECLLLIKQAIEAELKEFYEI from the coding sequence ATGGGCATCGTTGTCGTAGAGGTATGCAGCAATAATCTGCTCAGTATGCTTGATTTGGAGCAGTTGGAGGAAGAGTATCCGGAGATCGCCGTTATGCGGACGGATTGCCTAAATTTCTGCGGAATGTGCCGGGCGAGACCTTATGCGATGGTAAATGGGAACAAGGTGTTTGCCAAGACATCGGAGGAATGCCTCCTGCTGATCAAACAAGCGATAGAGGCGGAACTTAAAGAGTTCTATGAAATATAA
- a CDS encoding helix-turn-helix transcriptional regulator, giving the protein MNQIQPLSTRERILHMMKTAGPLSAKEVTNELQITEMAVRRHLSSMERDGLIESKMIRQTLGRPTAVYGLTDTAEGMFPKSYHNLTLDLLNALAEETGEDMVNQLFERRKEKLTGRYESEMQGKDFNEKVRRLAEIQNENGYMTECTAQEDGSFVLKEHNCPISKIADQYNHACDCELKLFETLLDTKVERTECLVQQGKRCVYVIHKQ; this is encoded by the coding sequence ATGAATCAGATACAACCTTTATCCACCCGAGAGCGGATTCTGCATATGATGAAAACAGCTGGTCCCCTCAGCGCCAAGGAAGTTACCAATGAGCTGCAAATTACGGAAATGGCCGTTCGGAGACATCTTAGCTCTATGGAACGCGACGGGTTAATTGAATCGAAGATGATCCGTCAGACTCTGGGCCGCCCGACCGCGGTCTACGGCCTGACGGATACAGCGGAAGGCATGTTCCCCAAGAGCTACCATAACCTGACGCTCGATCTGCTGAATGCCCTGGCTGAAGAGACTGGCGAGGACATGGTTAATCAGCTATTCGAACGCCGTAAGGAGAAGCTGACCGGCAGATATGAATCCGAAATGCAAGGGAAGGATTTCAACGAGAAGGTCCGACGCTTGGCCGAAATTCAGAACGAGAACGGATATATGACGGAATGCACGGCTCAAGAGGACGGCAGCTTCGTATTAAAAGAACATAATTGTCCAATCTCAAAAATCGCCGATCAGTACAATCATGCCTGCGACTGTGAACTGAAGCTGTTCGAGACTCTGCTAGATACGAAGGTCGAAAGAACGGAATGCCTGGTGCAACAGGGCAAACGCTGTGTCTACGTAATCCATAAACAATAA
- a CDS encoding rhodanese-related sulfurtransferase, whose product MSQTTNYRILLYYKFTTIDSPEIFTTEHLQYCKELGLKGRILIASEGINGTVSGTVEQTEKYMNDLRAIPGFEDTFFKIDETDQHAFKKMFVRHKKELVTFRYENELDPNKLSGKRLSPAEFYEKLQSDDVVVIDGRNDYEYDIGHFRGAIRPEVGSFREFPEWIRDNLSDYKDKTILTYCTGGIRCEKLTGFLLNEGFKDVSQLEGGIVTYGKDPEVQGRLWDGKCYVFDERISVPINQTDEDIVIGKCHHCRTTHDRYINCPVCNLQHICCEDCEEIHHGFCSDACKDAVEVL is encoded by the coding sequence ATGAGTCAAACAACGAACTACCGCATCTTACTATATTATAAATTCACAACGATCGATTCGCCTGAAATTTTTACGACAGAGCATCTGCAATATTGCAAAGAGCTTGGGCTGAAGGGGCGTATTCTGATCGCGAGCGAGGGTATTAACGGGACTGTATCTGGCACAGTGGAGCAGACAGAGAAATATATGAATGATCTCCGCGCAATCCCTGGGTTTGAGGACACCTTCTTCAAGATCGACGAAACCGACCAGCATGCTTTCAAGAAGATGTTCGTTCGGCACAAGAAGGAACTGGTCACCTTCCGCTATGAGAATGAGCTTGATCCTAATAAACTGAGCGGCAAGCGCCTGTCCCCTGCCGAGTTCTACGAGAAGCTGCAGAGCGATGATGTCGTGGTCATTGATGGACGTAACGATTACGAATATGACATCGGACACTTCCGTGGCGCGATCCGTCCCGAGGTCGGTTCCTTCCGCGAGTTCCCCGAATGGATTCGAGACAATCTGAGCGACTATAAGGACAAGACCATTCTTACCTATTGTACTGGTGGAATACGCTGCGAGAAGCTGACGGGCTTTCTGCTGAATGAAGGCTTCAAGGACGTCTCCCAACTGGAAGGCGGCATCGTCACATATGGCAAGGACCCCGAGGTTCAGGGCCGGTTATGGGATGGCAAATGCTATGTGTTTGACGAACGAATCTCCGTTCCAATCAACCAGACTGATGAGGATATTGTCATCGGCAAATGCCACCACTGCAGAACCACTCATGATCGTTATATAAACTGTCCGGTATGTAACTTACAACATATTTGCTGTGAGGATTGTGAAGAAATACATCACGGTTTCTGTTCTGATGCCTGCAAGGATGCCGTGGAAGTTCTATAA
- a CDS encoding PIG-L deacetylase family protein, which yields MNRNVGFVYAHPDDETFGCSFLIRQIADEGGNPVLLTATPGNAGKTGRLGPMTQEELAAKRRIELQQAADILGITEVVHLELGDGKLKEVDQDVLAAHVADFLRKHQIEIVITFPEDGMSGHADHIAIHHAVNKVVFAGQVPSVQKLYYNCLPSKHDANGTASVLSVGANGNWQMKRDALAAHESQIWSIERVFGDLQQVGPESFGAEYFQLVWERGVHHPHKQEQSIFDDLA from the coding sequence ATGAACAGAAACGTTGGCTTCGTATATGCACATCCGGATGATGAAACTTTTGGCTGTTCCTTTCTGATCCGGCAAATTGCCGATGAGGGGGGGAATCCCGTGCTGCTCACGGCTACTCCTGGTAATGCGGGCAAGACAGGACGTCTTGGACCGATGACTCAGGAGGAGCTGGCGGCGAAGCGTAGAATCGAGCTGCAGCAGGCTGCAGATATTCTTGGCATTACCGAAGTCGTTCATCTGGAGTTGGGGGACGGAAAATTGAAGGAAGTGGACCAGGATGTTCTAGCTGCCCATGTGGCAGACTTCCTGCGTAAGCATCAAATCGAGATAGTCATTACTTTCCCTGAGGATGGAATGTCAGGACATGCTGACCATATCGCGATACATCATGCGGTAAATAAAGTTGTGTTTGCTGGTCAAGTCCCTTCTGTACAGAAGTTGTATTATAACTGTCTGCCCTCGAAGCATGATGCAAACGGTACAGCGAGTGTGCTAAGTGTGGGTGCGAATGGGAACTGGCAAATGAAGCGCGATGCGCTGGCGGCACATGAATCGCAAATCTGGTCGATTGAAAGAGTATTTGGGGATTTGCAACAAGTGGGGCCAGAGTCTTTTGGCGCGGAATACTTCCAGCTCGTCTGGGAACGGGGAGTACATCATCCGCATAAGCAAGAACAATCGATCTTTGATGATTTAGCATAA
- a CDS encoding DoxX family protein: MFNNFLRTNKVAMWLLTVIRIYLGYQWITAGYHKLTGGFDAAGFLNGAIANSTGDHPAVQAWWATFLQHVALPGVNAFNIVIPLGEFLVGLGLILGTFTTFAALMGLVMNAAFLFSGTVSTNAQMLLLEVLVVVAAANAGKIGLDYYLMPYLRGLFHKKDQDKTINEAPSNKMKVKHLAH; the protein is encoded by the coding sequence ATGTTTAACAATTTCTTGAGAACAAACAAAGTGGCAATGTGGTTATTAACCGTAATTCGTATTTATCTCGGCTATCAATGGATTACAGCCGGGTATCATAAACTTACAGGCGGCTTCGATGCAGCTGGCTTCCTGAATGGGGCGATCGCGAACAGCACAGGTGACCACCCCGCCGTTCAAGCTTGGTGGGCAACCTTCCTGCAGCATGTAGCTCTTCCAGGAGTTAACGCCTTCAACATCGTCATTCCTTTAGGCGAATTCCTAGTTGGTCTCGGACTTATTCTCGGTACATTCACAACCTTCGCAGCCCTGATGGGACTCGTCATGAACGCAGCCTTCCTCTTCTCGGGAACCGTAAGCACCAACGCACAAATGCTCCTGCTTGAAGTACTGGTTGTCGTAGCTGCCGCTAATGCAGGCAAAATCGGACTCGACTACTACCTTATGCCTTACTTGCGCGGCTTGTTCCACAAGAAGGATCAGGACAAGACAATCAATGAGGCTCCAAGCAACAAGATGAAAGTAAAACATTTGGCCCATTAA
- a CDS encoding polysaccharide deacetylase family protein — protein MLKPKLLLLLILSAALVHLPGSAEARSVPKDRAYYESRGDIVWEVPTQDKFIALTFDDGPDAKLTPKILELLEKYDAKATFFVVGERVKRYPELVKKELAAGHEIGNHSFRHPAFETLSVNTIKNEMDQTQQVIYQTTGHKAVLFRPPGGVYNENIINLAKQNNMQLILWSWHQDTRDWSSPGVNKIVRKVLNNARNGDIVLMHDFVYRSSQTPEALETILPELKKRGFSFVTVSELLTHKVSPKQHIEVNH, from the coding sequence ATGCTTAAGCCCAAACTGCTCTTGCTGCTCATCTTGTCCGCGGCATTAGTCCACCTTCCCGGTTCAGCAGAAGCCCGCTCTGTGCCCAAAGACAGAGCTTACTATGAGTCCCGAGGTGACATCGTATGGGAGGTCCCTACCCAAGACAAGTTTATTGCACTGACTTTCGACGACGGCCCAGATGCGAAGCTAACGCCGAAAATTCTCGAGCTGCTGGAGAAATATGATGCAAAGGCGACCTTCTTCGTCGTTGGCGAACGTGTCAAACGTTACCCTGAACTCGTCAAGAAAGAGTTGGCCGCTGGCCATGAAATCGGCAATCACTCGTTCCGCCATCCAGCCTTTGAAACTTTGTCAGTTAATACCATTAAAAATGAAATGGACCAGACCCAGCAAGTTATTTATCAAACGACCGGACATAAAGCTGTGTTATTCCGCCCTCCTGGTGGTGTCTACAACGAAAACATTATTAACTTGGCAAAGCAGAACAATATGCAATTAATTCTATGGTCCTGGCATCAGGATACGAGGGATTGGTCCTCGCCCGGCGTGAACAAGATTGTGCGCAAGGTGCTAAATAACGCCCGCAATGGAGATATTGTGCTTATGCATGATTTTGTCTACCGCAGTTCTCAGACTCCTGAGGCGCTGGAGACTATTTTACCTGAGTTGAAAAAGAGAGGCTTCTCCTTCGTTACTGTCTCTGAGCTGCTCACCCATAAAGTTTCCCCTAAACAGCATATCGAAGTGAACCATTAA
- a CDS encoding cysteine hydrolase family protein, with the protein MSYTSPNWSRSVLLTIDTQNDFTLPEAVAMVPGTFEVLPKMEQMLAVYRALTMPIIHVVRLYQEDGSNVDLCRRESIEKGLQVVAPETEGAELVHSIRPLNYSGLDSRRLLHGEFQAVGDQEWILYKPRWGAFYNTSLEHFLRERGIDTILFAGCNFPNCPRTSMYEASERDFRVVMVSDAMSQVYEQGMKEMRNIGVHVCSLAEAIVEVEQAVGR; encoded by the coding sequence ATGAGTTATACCTCTCCAAATTGGAGTCGGTCTGTGCTGTTAACGATCGATACGCAAAATGATTTTACGTTGCCAGAAGCAGTGGCAATGGTTCCAGGAACCTTTGAAGTGTTGCCAAAAATGGAGCAGATGCTTGCCGTTTACCGGGCGCTGACCATGCCGATTATACATGTCGTCCGTCTGTATCAAGAGGATGGGTCCAATGTAGATCTATGCCGGAGAGAGTCGATTGAGAAGGGACTGCAAGTCGTTGCCCCGGAGACAGAGGGAGCGGAGTTGGTCCATTCGATTCGCCCGCTCAATTATAGCGGGCTGGATTCCAGACGACTGCTTCATGGAGAGTTTCAGGCGGTTGGTGACCAGGAATGGATCCTGTACAAGCCGCGTTGGGGCGCCTTTTATAACACTTCACTTGAGCATTTTCTCAGGGAGCGAGGGATCGACACGATTCTTTTTGCAGGCTGTAATTTCCCCAATTGTCCGAGAACCTCCATGTATGAAGCTAGTGAACGAGATTTCCGTGTTGTTATGGTAAGTGACGCGATGTCCCAGGTGTATGAGCAGGGAATGAAGGAGATGAGGAATATCGGCGTACATGTATGCAGCTTGGCCGAAGCAATAGTTGAAGTGGAACAGGCAGTAGGGAGATAA
- a CDS encoding DNA-3-methyladenine glycosylase family protein, which translates to MSSIAFHLHADDPRVNSLSAADPRMGTLISLIGEVRTNTQEPHFASIARSIISQQISVKAAASIRGRVIELAGELSPAALSAQSAEDLRAAGLSTAKVTYIRDLCDKVLSGDVDLERLQELNDEDATAKLVSIKGIGKWTAEMFLIFGLGRENVISIGDAGLQRAARWLHNMEERSDRKYLQQVAHMWEPYGSIASIYLWEAINTGHVDSGETLEERVSQSDRL; encoded by the coding sequence ATGAGCTCAATTGCATTCCATTTACATGCTGATGACCCGCGGGTCAACTCACTGTCTGCTGCCGATCCCCGCATGGGGACGTTAATTTCACTAATTGGCGAGGTAAGAACCAACACTCAGGAACCGCATTTTGCTTCTATAGCACGATCGATCATCAGTCAGCAGATTTCCGTCAAAGCGGCCGCATCAATCCGCGGCCGGGTAATCGAATTGGCCGGGGAATTATCCCCGGCCGCCCTCTCAGCGCAGAGCGCTGAGGATCTTCGTGCCGCCGGACTCTCTACCGCCAAAGTCACATATATCCGTGATCTATGCGATAAGGTACTATCCGGAGATGTCGACCTGGAGCGACTTCAGGAGCTAAATGATGAAGATGCCACAGCCAAGCTCGTCTCGATCAAAGGGATTGGCAAATGGACGGCGGAAATGTTCCTGATCTTCGGCCTCGGGCGTGAGAATGTTATCTCTATTGGAGATGCCGGGCTGCAGCGTGCCGCCCGATGGCTGCATAATATGGAAGAACGGTCAGACCGCAAATACCTGCAGCAGGTTGCACATATGTGGGAGCCTTATGGCTCCATCGCCTCGATCTATCTGTGGGAAGCGATCAATACAGGTCATGTGGATTCGGGTGAGACGCTGGAAGAACGAGTCAGCCAATCGGATCGACTCTAA